Proteins from a single region of Verrucomicrobiia bacterium:
- a CDS encoding polysaccharide biosynthesis protein — MRMNLFKYSPRVRVWMLGLMYGVELCATLWLAYELRFDFAVDAEAQHQRLIVLLWFVPLQLAFLGLFQQLNPLLGYFSTPDLARMFHALLLSAVVAGVVWLFAGTTLAPPRGVIMGNFIFALVALAGVRLALRALWESRPHGDAGRSRQVKRVAIIGAGDTGAMLAQDLMLKPAHGMVPVAFFEDNQALWRSRLHGIPVVGSPEGIARAREEIQFDEAIIAMPSAPAHRVGEIVRLLRDAGLGCRTVPSIHQLAIGQVKVSQLRNVEIQDLLGRDHVTLATEGIRGILEGQVVMVTGAGGSIGSELCRQIAGYGPGKVLLVERSEPSLFAIEQELIGMGHGGRIVPVIADVMDEERMEQVFQACRPRVVFHAAAHKHVPMMEAHPGEALKNNVLGTARLAELCLRHEVDRFTLISTDKAINPTSVMGATKRLAEMYVQALASAHPGRTKFMAVRFGNVLGSSGSVIPLFQKQISEGGPVKVTHPDMTRYFMTIPEAVMLVLQSAMQGEGGEIFVLDMGKPVRIMDLARQMIELSGLKPEEDIRIEITGKRPGEKLFEEITHQGEDFVATPHRKIFRFVSKAEDVGEMRRVFVAMSGELHGMTGEQVRTWLRKTVPGYRGGSLKAEAGNRKPEA; from the coding sequence ATGAGAATGAATTTGTTCAAGTATTCGCCGCGGGTGCGGGTGTGGATGCTGGGGTTGATGTATGGGGTGGAGTTGTGCGCGACGTTGTGGCTGGCGTATGAGTTGCGGTTCGATTTCGCGGTGGATGCGGAGGCGCAGCATCAGCGGTTGATCGTGCTGCTGTGGTTCGTGCCGCTGCAACTGGCGTTCCTGGGGCTGTTCCAGCAGTTGAATCCGTTGCTGGGCTATTTCAGCACGCCGGACCTGGCGCGGATGTTCCATGCGTTGCTGCTGTCGGCGGTGGTGGCGGGGGTGGTGTGGCTTTTTGCGGGGACGACGCTGGCGCCTCCGCGCGGGGTGATCATGGGGAATTTCATTTTTGCGCTGGTGGCCTTGGCAGGGGTGCGGCTGGCGTTGCGGGCGCTTTGGGAGTCGCGTCCGCACGGGGATGCGGGGCGGAGTCGGCAGGTGAAGCGGGTGGCGATCATCGGGGCGGGGGACACGGGGGCGATGCTGGCGCAGGACCTGATGCTGAAGCCGGCGCACGGGATGGTTCCGGTGGCGTTCTTCGAGGATAACCAGGCGTTGTGGCGGTCGCGGTTGCACGGGATCCCGGTGGTGGGGTCGCCGGAGGGGATTGCGCGGGCGCGTGAGGAAATCCAGTTCGATGAGGCGATCATTGCGATGCCGTCGGCGCCGGCGCATCGGGTGGGGGAGATCGTCCGGTTGCTGCGGGATGCGGGGTTGGGATGCCGGACGGTGCCGTCGATTCATCAACTGGCGATCGGGCAGGTGAAGGTGAGTCAGTTGAGGAACGTGGAGATCCAGGATTTGCTGGGCCGGGATCACGTGACGTTGGCGACGGAGGGGATTCGCGGGATTCTCGAGGGGCAGGTGGTGATGGTGACGGGGGCGGGAGGAAGCATCGGGAGCGAGTTGTGCCGGCAGATTGCGGGGTATGGTCCGGGGAAGGTGCTGCTGGTGGAGCGGTCGGAGCCGAGTCTGTTCGCGATCGAGCAGGAGCTGATCGGGATGGGGCACGGGGGACGGATCGTGCCGGTGATTGCGGATGTGATGGATGAGGAGCGGATGGAGCAGGTGTTCCAGGCGTGCCGTCCGCGGGTGGTGTTTCATGCGGCGGCGCACAAGCATGTGCCGATGATGGAGGCGCATCCGGGGGAGGCGCTGAAGAATAATGTCCTGGGGACGGCGCGGCTGGCGGAGTTGTGTCTGCGTCATGAGGTGGACCGGTTCACGCTGATTTCGACGGACAAGGCGATCAATCCGACGAGTGTGATGGGGGCGACGAAGCGGCTGGCGGAGATGTATGTCCAGGCGCTGGCGTCGGCGCATCCGGGGCGGACGAAGTTCATGGCGGTGCGGTTCGGCAATGTGCTGGGGTCGTCAGGGAGCGTGATTCCGTTGTTTCAGAAGCAGATTTCGGAGGGGGGGCCGGTGAAGGTGACGCATCCGGACATGACGCGGTATTTCATGACGATTCCGGAGGCGGTGATGCTGGTGTTGCAGAGTGCGATGCAGGGGGAGGGCGGGGAGATCTTCGTCCTGGATATGGGGAAGCCGGTGCGGATCATGGATCTGGCGCGTCAGATGATCGAGTTGAGCGGGTTGAAGCCGGAGGAGGATATCCGGATCGAGATCACGGGAAAGCGGCCGGGGGAGAAGTTGTTCGAGGAGATCACGCACCAGGGGGAGGATTTTGTGGCGACACCGCACCGGAAGATTTTCCGGTTCGTGTCGAAGGCGGAGGATGTGGGGGAGATGCGGCGGGTGTTCGTCGCAATGTCCGGGGAGTTGCACGGGATGACGGGGGAGCAGGTTCGTACCTGGCTGCGGAAGACGGTGCCGGGGTATAGAGGGGGGAGCTTGAAAGCTGAGGCCGGAAACCGGAAACCTGAGGCCTGA
- a CDS encoding FkbM family methyltransferase, translating into MDKESLQRRIRRARAITRWLPLILAQRARELLLPYREVAKHTDLVESESLHGTRLLAPLNDRHQYRMLFHGCYDWRNACVARVLCRTGEWVIEIGANVGTETLDLCGVVGPSGRVVAYEPNPGNAELLEMTLRNNALQNVTLHRCALGTASGRMNFQLPENKAESGLGHLLLPESSSPGSRLGKSIEVECRSLDQEKLPAAAAVFIDVEGWECAVLEGGERYLQKNKPPLVLEASETLQQRAGRTVSELAGMVRDLGYRIWTLGRWGVRPRCERNSPGAHGNWLCLEASQGAQAVAVGHSILRAYILPPIPGLHPLRQSG; encoded by the coding sequence ATGGATAAGGAATCGCTTCAGCGCAGAATTCGCCGGGCCCGGGCCATCACCCGCTGGTTGCCGCTGATCCTGGCCCAAAGGGCGAGGGAGCTACTGTTGCCCTACCGGGAGGTGGCGAAGCATACGGATCTGGTGGAATCGGAGAGCCTGCATGGTACGCGATTGCTGGCGCCGCTGAATGATCGGCACCAGTACAGGATGCTGTTCCATGGGTGCTATGATTGGCGCAATGCCTGTGTGGCACGGGTCCTGTGTCGGACCGGAGAATGGGTTATTGAGATCGGGGCGAATGTCGGGACGGAGACCCTGGATCTTTGCGGTGTGGTGGGGCCATCGGGAAGGGTCGTCGCTTATGAGCCGAATCCCGGAAACGCCGAGCTATTGGAAATGACCCTGCGAAACAACGCGCTTCAGAATGTCACACTCCACCGATGCGCCTTGGGGACCGCGTCGGGGCGGATGAACTTTCAACTTCCGGAAAATAAGGCAGAGTCAGGCCTCGGCCATCTGCTCCTACCGGAGTCAAGTAGTCCCGGCAGTCGCCTCGGCAAGTCCATCGAGGTGGAGTGTCGAAGCCTTGACCAGGAGAAATTGCCGGCCGCTGCTGCAGTATTCATTGATGTGGAAGGCTGGGAATGCGCGGTGCTGGAGGGTGGAGAGAGATATCTACAAAAGAACAAGCCACCCCTGGTGCTGGAAGCGTCTGAAACGCTGCAACAGAGGGCGGGGCGGACGGTATCGGAATTGGCCGGGATGGTTCGTGATCTGGGATACCGGATCTGGACGCTCGGAAGGTGGGGTGTTCGGCCGCGATGCGAGAGGAACAGCCCTGGTGCTCATGGCAACTGGCTTTGTTTGGAGGCATCGCAGGGTGCGCAGGCGGTGGCCGTGGGGCATAGCATCCTTCGTGCGTACATCCTGCCGCCCATACCCGGACTTCATCCACTAAGACAGTCAGGGTGA
- a CDS encoding glycosyltransferase: MLNIVERLDRRRLAPGVCVSRKGGELDRVVEELGLPFIEAEFTVPARPYLSLAWRAWRAARRLRRGGFQIWHSFHYSSDYTEAIIARMAGARAWVFTKKNMSWGERAWRLRTQFATRIAAQNTDMLREFFGRPAWARKTRLVPRGVVTERFHPEAVPELNLRCRLGIPVDDVVVACVAQLLPVKGHATLLEAVATSADLHVLLAGAPLDAEYARELDALTRRLRLERRVHFLGQVSNVPALLSEVDVFVLPTWARWRMEGCPVALLEAMACGKACVATDIPGSRDLVETGVSGLLVPPEDVEAMKGALAALVADAGLRQQLGMEARRRVLERFTIEAEVAAHEALYGEIVTWSRGREGMGRE, from the coding sequence ATGCTGAACATTGTCGAGCGACTGGACCGAAGGCGGTTGGCGCCGGGAGTGTGTGTAAGTCGGAAAGGCGGAGAACTCGATCGGGTGGTCGAGGAGTTGGGGTTGCCGTTCATCGAGGCGGAGTTCACGGTTCCGGCGAGGCCCTATCTGAGTCTGGCGTGGCGGGCGTGGCGGGCAGCGCGGCGGCTCCGCCGCGGTGGCTTCCAGATCTGGCACAGTTTCCATTACAGTTCCGACTACACGGAGGCCATCATCGCCCGAATGGCTGGGGCGCGAGCATGGGTTTTCACCAAGAAGAACATGAGCTGGGGCGAGCGGGCATGGAGGTTGAGGACGCAGTTTGCCACCCGGATCGCAGCGCAGAACACCGACATGCTTCGGGAGTTCTTCGGACGTCCGGCATGGGCCCGCAAGACGCGCCTAGTCCCCCGCGGGGTGGTCACGGAGCGATTCCACCCCGAGGCCGTCCCGGAACTCAATTTGCGTTGTAGGCTTGGCATTCCAGTTGACGACGTCGTGGTGGCCTGCGTGGCCCAACTTTTGCCCGTAAAAGGACATGCGACGCTGCTGGAGGCGGTGGCGACGTCGGCGGATCTCCACGTGCTTCTGGCGGGCGCTCCACTCGATGCTGAATACGCGAGGGAACTGGACGCGTTGACGCGGAGGCTGCGGCTGGAACGTCGAGTGCACTTTCTGGGGCAGGTTTCGAATGTTCCGGCATTGCTCTCGGAAGTGGATGTATTCGTCCTGCCCACCTGGGCCAGGTGGAGGATGGAAGGATGTCCGGTGGCCCTGTTGGAGGCCATGGCCTGCGGGAAGGCTTGTGTGGCGACAGACATTCCCGGATCTCGAGACCTCGTGGAGACTGGCGTGTCGGGGTTGCTGGTGCCGCCGGAAGACGTTGAGGCGATGAAGGGCGCGCTGGCAGCCCTGGTGGCCGACGCGGGACTTCGCCAGCAATTGGGGATGGAGGCGCGGCGCCGCGTTCTCGAGAGGTTCACCATCGAAGCGGAGGTTGCGGCCCACGAGGCACTCTACGGAGAGATCGTGACTTGGAGTCGGGGCCGGGAGGGCATGGGTCGGGAATGA
- a CDS encoding sugar transferase — MAPKSHGPNLKRLTDVVTSALGLLVLSPLGLLIALSVKLGDGGPVFFGQERMGRGGRPFRIWKFRTMVPNADRVGIAVTQGRDPRITRVGRWLRRWKLDELPQLWNVLVGEMSLVGPRPEVPRYVALYDEGQREVLRLRPGITDVASLAFRHEEELLAGADDVEGFYVRECLPRKIALNLEYQAMATWWTDAGVVLRTLGLWDFGTLGLWDGDRDGEAKSEALGVADGATLGVRAGMRVAVVGGGNAAVRMVAALQGCPGVEVVGVFDEDPRRWHRVVRGVRVVGMPECLLNAGWRERVDVVLASGPMEEGLCQGLQRLGIQVREWRAGANERRDCRTSGMQNG, encoded by the coding sequence ATGGCCCCAAAGTCCCATGGTCCCAACCTCAAGCGGCTCACCGATGTCGTTACGTCGGCCCTTGGTTTGCTGGTGTTGTCGCCACTGGGTCTGCTGATCGCGCTTTCGGTCAAACTGGGCGATGGCGGCCCTGTATTCTTCGGGCAGGAACGGATGGGTCGGGGCGGGCGTCCGTTCAGGATCTGGAAGTTCCGAACGATGGTTCCCAACGCGGACCGGGTGGGGATTGCGGTGACCCAGGGACGGGATCCGCGGATCACGAGGGTGGGGCGTTGGTTGAGGCGGTGGAAGCTGGATGAGCTGCCCCAGTTGTGGAACGTGCTGGTCGGAGAGATGAGCCTGGTGGGGCCGCGTCCGGAGGTGCCCAGGTACGTGGCACTCTATGATGAAGGGCAGCGGGAGGTGTTGAGGCTGAGACCGGGGATCACAGACGTGGCATCGCTGGCGTTCCGGCATGAGGAGGAGTTGCTGGCCGGCGCGGACGATGTGGAGGGCTTTTATGTGCGAGAGTGTCTGCCTCGGAAGATCGCGTTGAACCTGGAGTATCAGGCGATGGCGACGTGGTGGACGGATGCCGGGGTGGTGTTGAGGACCTTGGGACTTTGGGACTTTGGGACTTTGGGACTTTGGGATGGGGATCGGGATGGGGAGGCGAAGAGTGAGGCCCTTGGGGTTGCGGATGGGGCGACCTTAGGAGTGCGGGCAGGCATGCGGGTTGCGGTGGTGGGCGGGGGGAATGCAGCCGTGCGGATGGTTGCAGCGCTGCAAGGATGCCCAGGGGTTGAGGTGGTGGGGGTGTTCGATGAGGATCCACGGCGATGGCACAGGGTGGTTCGTGGGGTGCGGGTGGTTGGGATGCCTGAATGCCTGCTGAACGCCGGTTGGCGGGAGCGGGTGGATGTGGTCCTGGCGAGTGGACCGATGGAGGAAGGCTTGTGTCAGGGACTGCAAAGGTTGGGCATCCAGGTTCGGGAATGGCGAGCGGGCGCTAATGAGCGGCGGGACTGCCGAACGAGCGGGATGCAAAATGGATAA
- a CDS encoding nucleotidyltransferase domain-containing protein, whose amino-acid sequence MTLLQQRDLALGRRREELRLAVLERLREVLPRWLGWDEVWVFGSVVRPGQFREGSDVDIALEREPEGVTIYRLQAELSEVLGREVDVVLLSESRFAEAVRREGQRWTRSN is encoded by the coding sequence ATGACTTTGCTTCAGCAGCGGGATCTGGCTCTGGGAAGGCGCCGCGAAGAGTTGCGTCTGGCGGTGTTGGAGCGGTTGCGCGAGGTGTTGCCGCGGTGGTTGGGGTGGGACGAGGTCTGGGTGTTCGGGTCGGTGGTTCGTCCGGGGCAGTTTCGGGAGGGCTCGGATGTGGATATTGCGTTGGAACGGGAGCCGGAGGGGGTGACGATCTACCGTCTGCAGGCGGAATTGAGCGAGGTGCTGGGGCGGGAGGTGGACGTGGTATTGTTGTCGGAGTCGCGGTTTGCCGAGGCGGTGCGAAGGGAGGGCCAGCGATGGACGCGGTCGAATTGA
- a CDS encoding type II toxin-antitoxin system prevent-host-death family antitoxin yields MKTATVRDLRNGFARISKWIEEGEPVEITKGGKRFARLVPAEPHRPGRFRMPDIEARLNRTFGETCYDAEEVAGGIAASRGDLS; encoded by the coding sequence ATGAAGACGGCCACGGTCAGGGATTTGAGGAATGGGTTCGCGCGGATTTCCAAGTGGATCGAGGAGGGGGAGCCGGTGGAGATCACCAAGGGCGGCAAGCGCTTTGCGCGACTGGTTCCTGCCGAGCCGCATCGGCCAGGCCGGTTCAGGATGCCGGACATCGAGGCGCGGCTGAATCGGACGTTCGGCGAGACGTGTTACGACGCGGAGGAGGTGGCGGGCGGGATTGCGGCCAGCAGGGGGGACCTTTCTTGA
- a CDS encoding glycosyltransferase family 2 protein, which yields MSLQSDESVAGSAEGTGDRGPRVSILIPCRNEADSIVACLESVRRQEAPDGGLEVILADGESEDGTLEVVERYLQQRKPGEAGAASEIRLVRNPGRIVSTGLNQAIREARGRILVRMDSHTEYAPDYVRRCVEVLEKTGADNVGGPARTRAEGYWPRAIAAAYHSRFAVGGARFHDVDYEGPVDTVTYGCWRREAFEKFGYFDEELVRNQDDEHNLRIVRGGGRIWQDPRIRSWYRPRGSLKALFRQYAQYGYWKVRVIQKHRLPASWRHVVPAGFLLTLAGLALGGTFLPWLWWVLGSVVALYGGGCLVASWTTARRWGWDLLPALPVVFATYHVAYGWGFLGGLVDFVLLRRRARAGYERLTR from the coding sequence ATGAGCCTGCAAAGCGACGAGAGTGTGGCGGGTTCCGCCGAGGGGACCGGGGACCGTGGCCCACGCGTGTCCATCCTGATCCCGTGCAGGAACGAGGCGGATAGCATCGTGGCCTGCCTGGAGTCGGTAAGGAGACAGGAGGCCCCGGACGGTGGCTTGGAAGTGATCCTGGCGGATGGGGAGTCGGAGGATGGGACCTTGGAGGTCGTGGAACGGTACTTGCAGCAGCGGAAGCCGGGGGAAGCGGGTGCGGCGTCGGAGATCAGGCTGGTGCGGAATCCGGGGCGCATCGTCTCGACAGGCCTGAACCAGGCGATCCGCGAGGCGCGGGGAAGGATCCTGGTTAGGATGGATTCGCACACGGAGTATGCCCCGGATTACGTGCGGCGATGTGTTGAAGTCCTGGAGAAGACAGGCGCGGACAACGTGGGCGGGCCGGCCCGCACCCGGGCGGAGGGGTACTGGCCGCGTGCGATCGCCGCCGCCTATCATTCCCGTTTCGCTGTGGGTGGTGCCCGATTTCATGATGTGGACTATGAGGGGCCGGTGGACACCGTGACCTATGGGTGCTGGCGCCGGGAGGCATTTGAGAAGTTCGGATACTTCGACGAGGAGCTGGTCCGGAACCAGGACGATGAGCATAACCTTCGGATTGTCCGGGGGGGCGGGAGGATCTGGCAGGATCCGAGGATCCGCAGTTGGTATCGTCCGAGGGGCTCCTTGAAGGCCTTGTTCCGGCAGTACGCGCAGTACGGCTACTGGAAAGTCCGGGTGATCCAGAAGCATCGGCTGCCGGCGTCGTGGAGGCATGTTGTTCCCGCAGGATTCCTTCTGACACTGGCAGGACTGGCGCTTGGGGGGACCTTTTTGCCGTGGCTTTGGTGGGTGTTGGGGAGTGTGGTCGCCCTTTACGGAGGCGGCTGTTTGGTCGCCTCATGGACGACTGCAAGGCGGTGGGGATGGGATCTTTTGCCGGCGCTTCCCGTGGTCTTTGCCACCTACCATGTGGCCTATGGTTGGGGATTCCTGGGAGGGTTGGTGGACTTCGTCCTGCTGCGCCGTCGGGCGAGGGCGGGATATGAGCGTTTGACCCGGTGA
- a CDS encoding nucleotidyltransferase family protein, with amino-acid sequence MTLQVVLHRRSQILALAERHRACDVRVFGSVARGDAGERSDLDLLINTRRGCSLLDLGGLLEDLQDLLGCRVDLVTESGLKPHLRERVLKEAIPL; translated from the coding sequence ATGACACTGCAAGTTGTACTTCACCGGAGGTCCCAAATTCTGGCACTGGCCGAACGGCACAGGGCTTGCGACGTGCGGGTGTTCGGTTCGGTCGCGCGAGGTGATGCGGGCGAAAGGAGCGATTTGGACCTGTTGATCAATACCCGTCGTGGTTGTTCGCTGCTCGACTTGGGCGGGTTGCTCGAGGATTTGCAGGATCTTCTCGGCTGCCGAGTGGATCTGGTCACGGAGAGTGGTCTGAAGCCCCACCTCCGGGAGCGCGTCCTGAAGGAGGCAATCCCGCTGTGA
- a CDS encoding four helix bundle protein: MELEDSYEGKKSDLRARTKGFAGGVIRFFRELPRERVEVAVIGKQLLRSGTSVAANYREASRARSNAEFQWIQ; the protein is encoded by the coding sequence ATGGAACTTGAGGATAGTTATGAGGGGAAGAAGAGCGATCTGCGGGCTCGGACGAAAGGGTTCGCAGGGGGGGTGATCCGGTTCTTCAGGGAGCTGCCGCGGGAGCGGGTGGAGGTGGCGGTGATCGGGAAGCAGTTGCTCCGGTCTGGGACTTCTGTGGCGGCGAATTATCGGGAGGCGTCGCGGGCACGATCAAATGCCGAGTTCCAATGGATTCAGTAA
- a CDS encoding DUF86 domain-containing protein: MRGTQDRLRDILDAVDRIETEQAKGKAAFDHSELTQVWMVHHLMIIGEAVRAIDPAFRQLHSSIPWRKIAGMRNLLVAKGER, translated from the coding sequence GTGAGAGGGACCCAAGACCGGCTGCGGGACATTCTGGATGCCGTCGATAGGATCGAGACAGAGCAGGCCAAGGGCAAGGCCGCCTTCGACCACAGTGAGCTTACCCAAGTCTGGATGGTGCATCATCTCATGATTATCGGCGAGGCGGTGCGAGCTATCGACCCAGCCTTCCGGCAGCTCCATTCGTCGATTCCATGGCGTAAGATCGCGGGAATGAGGAATCTTCTAGTCGCGAAGGGAGAACGGTAA
- a CDS encoding class I SAM-dependent methyltransferase — MQRDLEFLSGSIGGRPRLLDVGGRKSPYTVGLRADITIVELPRVSAVQERLHLGWTESVMAEIRRRRSNITGLILEDMTQSTLPDGAFDGVISVEVIEHVPDDVAFVGQIARVCRSGGFAYFTTPNGDYIKNEPPHYNPDHIRHYTRDNLERLLSKDFSTVSVKYGVRTGKHRVRGIRGMSVKRPVRTMVAMISNLINRWESQGLDDSGQRTAHLFAICRK, encoded by the coding sequence GTGCAACGTGACCTTGAGTTTCTAAGTGGCAGCATAGGAGGGCGGCCCAGGCTGCTCGATGTCGGAGGCCGTAAGTCGCCGTACACGGTCGGATTGCGGGCTGATATCACCATTGTTGAACTGCCCCGTGTCTCGGCGGTTCAGGAGCGGTTGCACCTGGGATGGACGGAGTCGGTGATGGCCGAGATACGGCGGCGGCGATCCAACATAACGGGACTTATACTGGAGGACATGACACAATCCACGCTTCCGGACGGCGCGTTCGACGGAGTGATCAGCGTAGAGGTTATTGAGCATGTGCCGGACGACGTTGCATTTGTTGGCCAGATTGCCCGTGTCTGCAGGTCCGGCGGCTTTGCCTATTTTACAACTCCCAACGGCGACTACATCAAAAACGAACCGCCTCACTACAATCCGGACCACATTCGTCACTATACCAGGGACAACCTCGAGAGGCTGCTCTCGAAGGACTTTTCCACGGTCAGCGTCAAGTATGGCGTTCGGACCGGTAAGCACAGAGTTCGAGGTATTCGAGGGATGTCGGTGAAAAGACCCGTTCGAACGATGGTGGCAATGATTAGCAATTTGATCAACAGATGGGAGTCACAAGGCCTGGACGACTCAGGGCAGCGAACGGCTCACTTGTTCGCCATTTGTCGGAAGTAG
- a CDS encoding class I SAM-dependent methyltransferase, translating to MVLPDTPQPALLRDIIEWDVGNWARCLPYWREWIPSNGVEPLRVLAVGERNGGMSLWFARMGCRVVCTDVDGPTPLAKEIHQRHGVTDRIEYAAASLMGLPYEADSFDIVACKSVIGGVKGIRKVRSSRTLENHGLAVEEARRVLRPGGLFLGAENLRGNVLHQWVRLRRHRGNLGWRHMSPVELDWLLREFSEREVKPFGFIGAGNGEGRWNRWRGKMEEWLSRCLPRDWLYIGFFRARK from the coding sequence ATGGTCCTCCCCGACACGCCTCAACCCGCCCTGCTCCGGGATATCATCGAGTGGGACGTTGGAAATTGGGCGCGGTGCCTTCCGTACTGGCGGGAGTGGATTCCATCGAACGGGGTGGAGCCCTTGAGGGTCCTGGCTGTCGGTGAGCGAAATGGTGGGATGAGCTTGTGGTTCGCCAGGATGGGTTGTCGGGTGGTTTGCACCGATGTGGACGGTCCTACTCCCTTGGCGAAGGAGATTCATCAGCGCCATGGTGTCACGGATCGAATCGAGTATGCCGCCGCCAGCCTCATGGGGCTTCCCTATGAGGCCGATTCGTTTGACATTGTTGCGTGCAAGTCGGTGATAGGCGGGGTAAAGGGGATTCGAAAGGTCCGGTCCAGTCGGACCTTGGAGAACCATGGGCTCGCGGTGGAGGAGGCCCGGAGGGTCTTGCGTCCCGGTGGACTATTCCTGGGAGCTGAGAACTTGCGGGGGAATGTGCTCCATCAGTGGGTGCGACTGCGCAGGCACCGAGGAAATCTGGGTTGGAGGCACATGAGCCCGGTGGAGCTGGACTGGCTTCTGCGTGAGTTTTCGGAACGTGAAGTCAAGCCGTTCGGCTTCATCGGGGCGGGAAACGGGGAGGGAAGGTGGAATCGGTGGCGAGGAAAGATGGAGGAGTGGCTATCGCGTTGCCTGCCGCGGGACTGGCTCTACATCGGGTTCTTTCGGGCACGGAAGTAG
- a CDS encoding DegT/DnrJ/EryC1/StrS family aminotransferase, which translates to MRKVPFYRPCVGEEEIAEVVATLRGGWLTTGPRTKQFEGEFAAYLGQRHAVAVNSCTAALHLALEAIGVQAGDGVVVPTMTFAATAEVVRYFQAHPILVDCREEDFNLDVADAERRIVAEQGKGRRVLAIIPVHYGGQIGDVAGVQDLARRHGLRIVEDAAHCCPAHFWESRKQKAESRNLKPGAGDLKPEKGEVQEEGVWRSVGWGADISCYSFYANKTITTGEGGMACTGNDAYAERMRIMSLHGISKDAWKRYTGEGSWYYEILAPGFKYNMTDIAAAIGIHQVRKADRLHRRRTDLAAAYQQRLGGIEEIILPKQLPGRIHSWHLYPIRLRLDRLSIDRGEFIRRLSERGIGSSVHWLPLHMHPYYREMYGYKPEDFPVAARLYPELVTLPLFPDMEEGDVDAVCQAVVEGIMRG; encoded by the coding sequence ATGCGCAAGGTACCCTTTTACCGGCCGTGTGTGGGCGAGGAGGAAATCGCGGAGGTGGTGGCGACGCTTCGGGGCGGGTGGTTGACGACCGGTCCGCGGACCAAACAGTTCGAAGGGGAGTTCGCGGCGTACCTGGGCCAGCGTCACGCGGTCGCGGTGAATTCCTGTACGGCGGCCTTGCACCTGGCCCTTGAGGCCATCGGAGTGCAGGCCGGGGACGGCGTGGTGGTGCCGACGATGACCTTTGCGGCGACGGCCGAGGTGGTCCGGTATTTCCAGGCGCACCCGATCCTGGTCGATTGCCGCGAGGAGGATTTCAATCTGGACGTGGCGGACGCGGAGCGACGGATTGTGGCCGAACAGGGTAAGGGGCGTCGGGTGTTGGCCATCATTCCCGTGCACTACGGGGGGCAGATCGGGGATGTGGCGGGGGTGCAGGATCTGGCGAGGCGGCATGGGTTGAGGATTGTCGAGGATGCGGCGCATTGTTGTCCGGCGCATTTTTGGGAAAGCAGAAAGCAGAAAGCAGAAAGCAGAAACCTGAAACCTGGAGCCGGAGACCTGAAACCTGAAAAGGGAGAGGTGCAGGAGGAGGGCGTTTGGCGGTCGGTGGGGTGGGGGGCGGATATCAGTTGCTATTCGTTCTATGCGAATAAGACGATTACGACCGGGGAGGGGGGGATGGCCTGTACCGGGAATGATGCGTACGCGGAGCGGATGCGGATCATGTCGTTGCACGGGATTTCGAAGGATGCATGGAAGCGGTACACGGGAGAGGGATCGTGGTACTACGAGATTCTGGCGCCGGGGTTTAAGTACAACATGACCGATATCGCGGCGGCGATCGGGATTCATCAGGTGCGGAAGGCGGATCGACTGCACCGCCGTCGGACGGACCTTGCGGCGGCCTATCAGCAGCGCCTGGGAGGCATCGAGGAGATTATTCTGCCAAAGCAGTTGCCTGGACGAATTCATTCCTGGCATCTGTACCCAATCCGGCTGCGGTTGGACCGGTTGTCGATCGATCGTGGGGAGTTTATCCGCAGACTTTCGGAGCGGGGAATCGGATCGTCGGTGCATTGGTTGCCGCTGCACATGCATCCGTATTATCGGGAGATGTATGGGTACAAACCCGAGGACTTTCCGGTGGCGGCGCGGTTGTATCCGGAACTGGTGACGTTGCCGCTTTTTCCCGATATGGAGGAAGGGGATGTGGATGCAGTTTGCCAGGCGGTGGTGGAGGGGATCATGAGAGGGTAG